A genomic window from Lotus japonicus ecotype B-129 chromosome 1, LjGifu_v1.2 includes:
- the LOC130720303 gene encoding uncharacterized protein LOC130720303: MAINIIDAATLTKNRFCNKKHSLPLYSESRYLIIRLPNSRFMKLCSRFMLLALALASFQLMTRSSMINIESFSSTLQPMTEDGELSKTEEVLSILFDDLTNEGLMKKKTEQQNAIFLNNEEGYSSGSSSQVVTDHNMHHIPLNDIEKQSSVLDNSVDFVFIYDFLASSQFIERVLKIGGVCTVIMSYNPSTAFYKPSNYKIAYMRRFDSVVVAMKKTSAAKPTLAAPRKLCGYAASEAKKAALQNLEDVLLEPPRAASGKSRKYLKRTRFLPDLMGDSLESYPRRVFIDVGLPEKEGGSGTGWFATNYPTRNKNFEMYKIETVAEVPSAKEVEQIGMSGWLRKNVKEEEYVVMKAEAEVVDEMMRSNSIDLVDELFLECKPHGPKKGNRSRRAYWECLALYGQLRDKGVAVHQWWG, encoded by the coding sequence ATGGCAATCAACATCATTGATGCTGCTACCTTGACAAAAAATCGCTTTTGCAACAAGAAGCATTCACTTCCTCTGTATTCAGAATCCCGTTATCTTATCATCAGGCTTCCTAATTCTCGATTCATGAAGCTATGTTCTCGCTTTATGCTTTTAGCATTGGCTCTGGCTTCTTTCCAATTGATGACAAGATCCTCCATGATCAACATTGAAAGCTTCTCTTCCACCCTGCAGCCCATGACAGAGGATGGTGAGTTGAGCAAAACAGAGGAGGTTCTGTCAATTTTGTTCGATGATTTGACCAACGAGGGGCtcatgaagaagaaaacagaaCAACAAAACGCGATTTTCCTCAACAACGAAGAAGGTTATTCTTCTGGGTCATCTTCTCAGGTTGTCACTGACCACAACATGCACCACATTCCCCTGAATGACATTGAGAAACAGAGCTCTGTTCTTGACAACTCTGTTGATTTTGTTTTCATCTATGATTTCCTTGCATCTTCACAATTCATTGAGAGAGTTCTGAAAATCGGTGGCGTTTGCACTGTTATCATGAGTTACAACCCCTCCACGGCGTTTTACAAGCCCTCTAACTACAAAATCGCATACATGAGGCGGTTTGACTCTGTAGTGGTGGCGATGAAGAAAACCAGCGCGGCCAAACCAACCTTGGCCGCGCCGAGAAAGCTCTGCGGCTACGCCGCATCAGAAGCGAAGAAAGCTGCATTGCAGAATCTTGAGGATGTGCTTCTGGAGCCGCCAAGAGCGGCTTCAGGGAAGTCAAGAAAGTACTTGAAGCGCACAAGGTTCCTCCCGGATTTGATGGGGGATTCCCTCGAGAGCTACCCTCGCCGTGTTTTCATTGACGTGGGGTTGCCGGAGAAGGAGGGAGGGAGCGGAACCGGGTGGTTCGCGACGAATTACCCAACGAGGAACAAGAACTTCGAGATGTACAAGATTGAGACGGTGGCAGAGGTGCCGTCCGCGAAGGAGGTGGAGCAAATTGGGATGTCGGGTTGGCTGAGGAAGAATGTGAAGGAGGAGGAGTATGTGGTGATGAAAGCTGAGGCTGAAGTGGTGGATGAGATGATGAGGAGTAACTCCATTGATTTGGTGGATGAGCTTTTCTTGGAATGCAAGCCACATGGTCCTAAGAAAGGGAATAGAAGTAGAAGGGCTTATTGGGAGTGTTTGGCTTTGTATGGCCAGTTAAGGGATAAAGGTGTTGCAGTGCACCAATGGTGGGGTTAG
- the LOC130720273 gene encoding aspartyl protease AED3 — MNFKFFTALILYSVIYLSSRSYAFDPCASQPDDSDLSVIPIYGKCSPFNPPKISWDNRVMDMASKDDPARLTYLSALAAQKTVSTAPIASGQAFNIGNYIVRVKIGTPGQLLFMVLDTSTDEAFVPCSGCTGCSTTTAPFSPKASTTYSPLDCSVPLCGQVRGLSCPATGSATCSFNQSYAGSTFSATLVQDSLSLATDAVPNYSFGCINAISGATVPAQGLLGLGRGPLSLLSQTGTNYSGVFSYCLPSFKSYYFSGSLKLGPVGQPKSIRTTPLLRNPHRPSLYYVNLTGISVGRVLVPVPAESLAFNPSTGAGTVIDSGTVITRFIEPVYAAVREEFRKQVTGPFSSLGAFDTCFVKTYETLAPVVTLHLEGLDLKLPLENSLIHSSSGSLACLAMAAAPENVNSVLNVIANYQQQNLRVLFDTVNNKVGIARELCN; from the coding sequence AtgaatttcaagttttttaCTGCTTTAATTCTCTACTCAGTAATTTACCTGAGTAGCAGAAGCTATGCCTTTGACCCTTGTGCTTCTCAACCTGATGACTCAGACCTGAGCGTGATTCCCATCTATGGCAAATGCTCCCCATTCAACCCACCAAAAATCTCATGGGACAACCGTGTCATGGACATGGCCTCCAAGGACGACCCAGCACGACTCACTTACCTCTCCGCCCTCGCCGCCCAAAAGACCGTCTCCACCGCACCAATCGCCTCCGGCCAGGCCTTCAACATAGGCAACTACATTGTCCGTGTCAAGATCGGAACCCCCGGCCAGCTCCTCTTCATGGTCCTCGACACCAGCACCGACGAGGCTTTCGTCCCGTGCTCCGGCTGCACCGGctgctccaccaccaccgctccATTTTCCCCCAAAGCATCTACCACATACAGCCCGCTCGACTGCTCCGTCCCACTGTGCGGCCAGGTCCGCGGCCTCTCCTGCCCCGCCACGGGCTCCGCCACGTGCTCCTTCAACCAATCCTACGCCGGCTCCACCTTCTCCGCCACACTAGTACAAGACTCCCTCAGCTTAGCCACAGACGCCGTCCCCAACTACTCTTTTGGTTGCATTAACGCGATCTCGGGCGCGACTGTCCCAGCCCAGGGGCTTCTTGGACTGGGACGTGGCCCATTGTCTCTATTGTCCCAAACCGGGACAAACTACTCGGGAGTCTTTTCATACTGCCTCCCGAGTTTCAAATCATACTACTTCTCCGGGTCATTGAAACTCGGGCCCGTGGGCCAGCCCAAGAGCATCCGAACCACCCCGCTCCTTCGCAACCCACACCGCCCTTCTCTTTACTACGTCAACCTAACCGGAATCAGCGTGGGGCGTGTGCTCGTGCCCGTTCCGGCCGAGTCTCTAGCATTTAACCCGAGCACGGGAGCTGGAACGGTCATCGACTCAGGCACAGTGATAACCCGGTTCATTGAACCGGTTTACGCTGCGGTCAGAGAAGAGTTCAGGAAGCAGGTTACCGGACCGTTCTCGAGCCTTGGTGCGTTCGACACGTGTTTTGTGAAGACCTACGAGACGCTGGCACCTGTAGTTACGCTGCATTTGGAGGGGCTGGACCTGAAGCTGCCATTGGAGAACAGCTTGATTCACAGTAGCTCGGGGTCGTTGGCTTGCCTTGCGATGGCGGCGGCGCCGGAAAATGTGAACTCTGTGCTGAACGTGATTGCTAACTACCAGCAACAGAATCTTAGGGTGCTGTTTGATACAGTGAATAATAAGGTTGGGATAGCCCGTGAACTTTGTAACTAG